One segment of Deinococcus metalli DNA contains the following:
- a CDS encoding c-type cytochrome: MTIRNSLRASGVVGLGGGLMWAAMAAAPAAPAAPAGAVAAQVKAGLAVYARNCQGCHGDKQQGGIGPALVGAQILKDFTGPAHPYADLHGYVSKAMPLSAPGSLSAQQYLDVVAFLFNVNGVALPADGLTKDTLKSAALTARAAQVQAGQAVFAKSCQGCHGDQLQGVRAPTLLGAAFLKKWATVGDLHAKVSKTMPKNAPGSLSAQQYLDVVAFVLDRNKAAAGSAALGSDDLKMPLK, encoded by the coding sequence ATGACGATCCGGAACAGCTTGAGGGCGAGCGGCGTGGTGGGACTCGGGGGCGGGCTGATGTGGGCGGCGATGGCGGCGGCACCGGCTGCGCCCGCCGCGCCGGCAGGAGCGGTGGCGGCGCAGGTGAAGGCGGGCCTCGCGGTGTACGCCCGGAACTGTCAGGGTTGTCACGGCGACAAGCAGCAGGGGGGAATCGGGCCGGCGCTGGTGGGCGCGCAGATCCTCAAGGACTTCACCGGCCCGGCGCATCCGTACGCCGACCTGCACGGCTACGTGTCGAAGGCCATGCCGCTCAGCGCGCCCGGCAGCCTGAGCGCGCAGCAGTATCTGGACGTGGTCGCGTTCCTGTTCAATGTGAACGGCGTGGCCCTGCCCGCCGACGGCCTGACGAAGGACACCCTGAAGAGCGCCGCCCTGACGGCCCGCGCCGCTCAGGTGCAGGCCGGGCAGGCGGTGTTCGCCAAGAGCTGCCAGGGCTGCCACGGCGACCAGTTGCAGGGCGTGCGCGCGCCCACGCTGCTGGGCGCGGCCTTCCTGAAGAAGTGGGCCACCGTCGGTGACCTGCACGCGAAGGTGTCCAAGACCATGCCCAAGAACGCGCCGGGCAGCCTGAGCGCCCAGCAGTACTTGGACGTGGTGGCCTTCGTGCTCGACCGCAACAAGGCGGCGGCGGGTTCGGCCGCGCTGGGGTCAGACGACCTGAAGATGCCGCTGAAGTGA
- a CDS encoding class I SAM-dependent methyltransferase, whose product MATEPPAPVDLYNASYGQYSADAQQAVRAATYGEDLGQTGWMTADELRHFSTLLGLTASSRVLEVGSGSGGPALHLAATVGCTITGLDVNAFGVQTAQEQAAHRNLDDRAHFQVIDASQELPFDANSFDAVICNDAVCHIPGRAGLLAEWFRVLRPGGHMLYTDAMVVTGLVSHDEIARRSSIGTYFYLPPGENERLIGDAGFDLVEREDRTPAAAEISRRWHDARDTHHDALVALEGDRQFAGLQEFLWCVHTLTAERRLSRHMYLARKPD is encoded by the coding sequence GTGGCGACAGAACCCCCGGCCCCCGTCGATCTCTACAACGCCTCCTACGGCCAGTACTCGGCAGACGCCCAGCAAGCCGTGCGCGCCGCCACCTACGGCGAGGACCTCGGTCAGACCGGCTGGATGACCGCCGATGAACTCCGGCATTTCAGCACCCTGCTGGGGCTCACGGCCTCGTCCAGGGTGCTGGAGGTGGGCAGCGGCTCGGGCGGCCCGGCCCTGCACCTGGCGGCCACCGTGGGCTGCACTATCACGGGCCTGGATGTCAACGCCTTCGGGGTCCAGACCGCCCAGGAGCAGGCGGCGCACCGGAATCTGGACGACCGGGCGCATTTCCAGGTGATCGACGCGAGCCAGGAGCTCCCCTTCGACGCGAACAGCTTCGACGCCGTGATCTGCAATGACGCGGTGTGTCACATCCCTGGCCGTGCCGGGCTGCTTGCAGAGTGGTTCCGGGTGCTGCGCCCGGGGGGGCACATGCTGTACACGGACGCGATGGTGGTGACCGGCCTGGTGTCGCATGACGAGATCGCCCGGCGCTCGTCCATCGGGACGTACTTCTACCTGCCGCCCGGCGAGAACGAGCGCCTGATTGGAGACGCAGGCTTCGACCTCGTGGAGCGCGAAGACCGGACGCCGGCGGCGGCGGAGATCTCCCGTCGGTGGCATGACGCGCGGGACACGCACCATGACGCGCTGGTGGCGCTGGAGGGAGACCGGCAGTTCGCTGGCCTTCAGGAGTTCCTGTGGTGCGTCCACACCCTGACGGCCGAGCGGCGGCTGTCCCGTCACATGTATCTGGCACGCAAGCCGGACTAG
- a CDS encoding phosphotransferase has protein sequence MPSVRGRLRAAWAALEGDGPAVDARVWPRDLCAAFPGPRRLVEAWTGEGAAFARYATAHGPLFLKYVPLTWHDPRACARLERETAYLRDLAPLAPVLHAPFLHAAARAPHAHLLTRDLTDTTTGWGAFSSDPEREAGLRDVVRLLARLHAFWAGPDGHGHPALTGAWAWRPGDVIGRAQRMAARPQDYGVAAPVIADIAAALPELLAAPQPVTLVHGDIHAGQVLWPLGGGPPVLIDYGQTHPSVPGEDLAHLLAVRLDAAERENLGPALREVYREERARHGVPVSGRALAAEERAGLALNVLTTVRQARRTRGSGVQQALDQVLEVWAEGSPRNTR, from the coding sequence GTGCCGTCAGTGCGTGGCCGCCTGCGCGCCGCGTGGGCGGCCCTGGAGGGTGACGGGCCGGCGGTGGACGCGCGCGTGTGGCCCCGTGATCTGTGCGCCGCGTTCCCCGGTCCCCGCCGGCTGGTGGAGGCGTGGACGGGCGAGGGCGCGGCCTTTGCTCGCTACGCGACGGCTCACGGGCCGCTCTTCCTGAAGTACGTGCCGCTGACGTGGCACGATCCGCGCGCGTGTGCTCGGCTGGAGCGCGAGACCGCGTACCTGCGCGACCTCGCGCCGCTGGCGCCGGTGCTCCACGCGCCGTTCCTGCATGCGGCGGCACGCGCTCCGCACGCCCACCTGCTGACACGCGACCTGACGGACACCACCACCGGCTGGGGTGCCTTCTCCAGTGACCCCGAACGTGAGGCGGGCCTGCGGGACGTGGTGCGGCTGCTCGCGCGCCTCCATGCGTTCTGGGCCGGGCCGGACGGCCACGGTCACCCCGCGCTGACCGGCGCGTGGGCGTGGCGTCCCGGCGACGTGATCGGCCGCGCACAGCGCATGGCGGCCCGGCCGCAGGACTACGGCGTCGCGGCTCCGGTGATCGCGGACATCGCGGCGGCACTGCCAGAGCTGCTGGCCGCACCGCAGCCGGTCACGTTGGTGCACGGCGACATCCACGCCGGACAGGTGCTGTGGCCGCTTGGCGGTGGCCCGCCCGTGCTGATCGACTACGGGCAGACCCACCCCTCGGTGCCGGGCGAGGACCTCGCGCACCTGCTCGCCGTGCGGCTGGACGCGGCGGAACGCGAGAACCTGGGGCCAGCCCTGCGGGAGGTCTACCGCGAGGAGCGAGCCCGGCACGGCGTCCCCGTCAGCGGACGTGCGCTGGCAGCCGAGGAACGCGCCGGCCTGGCCCTGAATGTCCTGACGACCGTGCGGCAGGCGCGGCGCACGCGCGGGAGCGGTGTCCAGCAGGCGCTGGATCAGGTGCTTGAGGTGTGGGCGGAGGGCAGCCCCAGGAACACGCGGTAG
- the sdaAA gene encoding L-serine ammonia-lyase, iron-sulfur-dependent, subunit alpha, with the protein MTLDDILNAPAPASAWILQQDCAETGLDPADIRAEMLRRIGEMRASIERGLSSSAPSITGMVGWNASGLWNAADVLQSPLLKRVQAYAMAVNEENARMGRIVAAPTAGSAGTIPGALIGVADHLGLPDDRLVDPMILAAGIGKAISARMFISGAAGGCQAEIGSSAAMAAAAIVELLGGTPRAAVHAASLALMNTIGLVCDPVGGYVEVPCVSRNAFYAVHAVSAAQLALAQLESFIPPDEVLGAMASVGRMMPAALRETAEGGLAQTPTGLAVTARMEGKGGELPGGMVELPMA; encoded by the coding sequence ATGACCCTGGACGACATCCTCAATGCCCCCGCGCCCGCCTCGGCCTGGATTCTCCAGCAGGACTGCGCAGAAACCGGGCTCGACCCGGCCGACATCCGCGCCGAGATGCTGCGGCGCATCGGGGAGATGCGCGCCAGCATCGAGCGCGGCCTGAGCAGCTCCGCCCCCAGCATTACCGGCATGGTCGGCTGGAACGCCAGCGGCCTGTGGAACGCAGCCGACGTCCTTCAGAGTCCTCTCCTGAAGCGCGTGCAGGCCTACGCCATGGCCGTCAACGAGGAGAACGCCCGCATGGGCCGCATCGTCGCCGCGCCCACGGCGGGCAGCGCCGGCACCATTCCCGGCGCGCTGATCGGGGTCGCGGATCACCTGGGGCTTCCCGACGACCGGCTGGTCGACCCTATGATCCTCGCCGCCGGGATCGGCAAGGCTATCAGCGCGCGCATGTTCATCTCCGGCGCCGCCGGCGGCTGTCAGGCCGAGATCGGCTCGAGCGCCGCCATGGCCGCTGCCGCCATCGTCGAACTGCTCGGCGGCACGCCCCGCGCGGCCGTGCACGCCGCCAGCCTCGCGCTGATGAACACCATCGGCCTGGTGTGCGACCCGGTCGGCGGCTACGTGGAGGTGCCCTGCGTGAGCCGCAACGCCTTCTACGCCGTGCACGCTGTCAGCGCCGCGCAGCTCGCCCTGGCGCAGCTGGAATCCTTCATCCCGCCTGACGAGGTGCTAGGCGCCATGGCCTCGGTGGGCCGCATGATGCCCGCCGCGTTGCGCGAGACTGCCGAGGGTGGCCTGGCCCAGACGCCCACCGGCCTGGCCGTCACCGCCCGCATGGAGGGCAAGGGCGGCGAGTTGCCCGGCGGCATGGTCGAACTGCCGATGGCGTAG
- a CDS encoding ferritin-like domain-containing protein codes for MTSTPEQTATTEGLNRRAALGFLGKVGLGTAALGLVGTDALAAPAKNIDGDVLNFALNLEYLEAAFYLAAVGRVKELRAIGGDAAIKLPASLDMDRGMQFKDSNVQALANDIAEDELAHVKFLHGALGKGAAMRPVLDLSGAFDAAGQAASGGAIKGFNPYANDLFFLHGAFIFEDVGVTAYNGAATLITNPAYLQAAAGILAVEAYHGGAIRTMLYQQRQVSAAAGLYVGQVVQAISSLRGKVGGGKDQGLSDSKGMAVIAPADMNGVAYPRSTREVLNIVYLAPGASKGGFYPNGLNGSIK; via the coding sequence ATGACGAGCACCCCCGAACAGACCGCCACGACCGAAGGCCTGAACCGCCGCGCCGCCCTGGGCTTCCTCGGCAAGGTCGGCCTGGGCACCGCCGCCCTGGGCCTGGTTGGCACCGACGCGCTGGCCGCCCCGGCCAAGAACATCGACGGCGACGTGCTGAACTTCGCGCTGAACCTGGAATACCTGGAGGCCGCGTTCTACCTGGCCGCCGTGGGCCGCGTGAAGGAACTGCGCGCCATCGGTGGCGACGCCGCGATCAAGCTGCCCGCCAGCCTGGACATGGACCGCGGCATGCAGTTCAAGGACAGCAACGTGCAGGCGCTCGCCAACGACATCGCCGAGGACGAGCTGGCCCACGTGAAGTTCCTGCACGGCGCGCTCGGCAAGGGCGCCGCGATGCGCCCGGTGCTGGACCTCTCGGGCGCCTTCGACGCGGCCGGCCAGGCGGCCTCGGGCGGCGCGATCAAGGGCTTCAACCCCTACGCCAACGACCTGTTCTTCCTGCACGGCGCGTTCATCTTCGAGGACGTGGGCGTGACCGCCTACAACGGCGCGGCGACCCTGATCACCAACCCCGCGTACCTCCAGGCCGCGGCGGGCATCCTGGCGGTCGAGGCGTACCACGGCGGCGCGATCCGCACCATGCTGTACCAGCAGCGGCAGGTCTCGGCGGCAGCCGGCCTGTACGTGGGCCAGGTCGTGCAGGCGATCAGCTCGCTGCGCGGCAAGGTCGGAGGCGGCAAGGACCAGGGCCTGAGCGACAGCAAGGGCATGGCGGTCATCGCTCCGGCCGACATGAACGGCGTGGCGTATCCGCGCAGCACCCGCGAAGTGCTGAACATCGTGTACCTGGCGCCCGGCGCCAGCAAGGGCGGGTTCTACCCGAACGGCCTGAACGGCAGCATCAAGTAA
- the glmM gene encoding phosphoglucosamine mutase produces MSAASERKYFGTDGVRAVAGEFPLTAAWVMALGAAAGEVLMHGRRSARVVIGKDTRHSGDMLEAALAAGLTSRGVNVVHVGVLPTPGVSYVTRHLGADAGVVISASHNPYEDNGIKFFGADGQKLSDATELDIEAALDRVPTLAPVTGVRMGNVTNHTDAERLYVEYLKSHAPNLRGLRIALDCANGAAYRVAPKVFQAAGADVFAVYTTPDGHNINRGCGSTHLEHLQTIVREGPYDLGVAFDGDADRALFVDSRGNVVHGDHMLLLNARARGESAVVTTIMANMGLEVKLRESGIPLERTAVGDRYVHERLHGQHLHLGGEQSGHILFLDVSPTGDGVLTALLTLASLQKLGTTLDSLHDDLVMFPQTLLNVRVGDKKAIARDDVVQAAVERAEARLSGRGRVNLRPSGTENLIRVMVEGQDSAEIHEIARELAALVEQRGQLGG; encoded by the coding sequence ATGAGCGCAGCGAGTGAACGCAAGTATTTCGGCACCGACGGTGTGCGCGCCGTGGCCGGCGAATTCCCCCTCACGGCCGCGTGGGTGATGGCGCTGGGCGCCGCGGCCGGCGAGGTGCTCATGCACGGGCGCCGCTCGGCCCGGGTCGTGATCGGCAAGGACACCCGTCACAGCGGCGACATGCTGGAGGCCGCGCTGGCCGCCGGCCTGACCAGCCGGGGCGTGAACGTGGTGCACGTGGGCGTGCTGCCCACGCCGGGCGTGAGTTACGTCACCCGGCACCTCGGCGCGGACGCCGGCGTGGTGATCAGCGCGTCGCACAACCCCTACGAGGACAACGGCATCAAGTTCTTCGGCGCGGACGGCCAGAAGCTCAGCGACGCCACCGAGCTGGACATCGAGGCCGCGCTCGACCGGGTGCCCACCCTCGCGCCCGTCACCGGCGTGCGCATGGGCAACGTCACCAACCACACCGACGCCGAGCGCCTGTACGTCGAATACCTGAAGTCGCACGCGCCGAACCTGCGCGGCCTGCGGATCGCGCTGGACTGCGCGAACGGCGCGGCGTACCGCGTCGCTCCCAAGGTCTTCCAGGCGGCCGGCGCGGACGTGTTCGCGGTGTACACCACGCCGGACGGCCACAACATCAACCGTGGCTGCGGCAGCACGCACCTGGAGCACCTGCAGACGATCGTGCGCGAGGGACCGTATGACCTGGGCGTGGCCTTCGACGGCGACGCGGATCGCGCGCTGTTCGTGGACTCGCGCGGGAACGTGGTGCACGGCGACCACATGCTGTTGCTGAACGCCCGCGCGCGCGGCGAGTCGGCGGTCGTGACCACCATCATGGCCAACATGGGGCTCGAGGTGAAGCTCCGCGAGTCCGGCATCCCGCTCGAGCGCACCGCCGTGGGCGACCGCTACGTGCACGAGCGGCTGCACGGCCAGCACCTGCACCTGGGCGGCGAGCAGAGCGGACACATCCTGTTCCTGGACGTGTCGCCCACCGGGGACGGCGTGCTGACCGCGCTGCTGACCCTGGCGAGCCTGCAGAAGCTGGGCACCACGCTCGACTCGCTGCACGACGACCTGGTGATGTTCCCGCAGACGCTGCTGAACGTCCGGGTGGGCGACAAGAAGGCCATCGCCCGCGACGACGTGGTGCAGGCGGCCGTCGAGCGGGCCGAGGCGCGGCTGTCGGGCCGGGGCCGCGTGAACCTGCGTCCCAGCGGCACCGAGAACCTGATCCGCGTGATGGTCGAGGGCCAGGACAGCGCCGAGATCCACGAGATTGCGCGGGAACTGGCGGCGCTGGTCGAGCAGCGCGGGCAGCTCGGCGGCTAG
- a CDS encoding DNA glycosylase AlkZ-like family protein, producing the protein MSPSITPAVLRAAARHTLRPAADVQAALYAMGFVQADPIRAPARAQDLTLMQRVAGYRAGDLERLYPALDAEEDMIPNYGFVPRRVQALLHPREVASTRIEREHPELLDEVRALLHDRLELHPKDVSAVLGPRTAINAWGGQSSATTRALDALHYRGEARVTRRASGVRVYAAAPHLEALRAAPLSEADRLRGVVHLLAALYGPLPEASLGHLISLSGFGLPHLRPALRAAFRRAAQEELGAAKVDGLRYVWAPEHDPQEAPTPRGVRIVGPFDPLVWDRRRFEHLHGWAYRFEAYTPPAKRSLGYYALPVFHGERAVGWANLNVEGGDLHADVGFVPGVRQTAALRRGLDAELDRYRVFLGLPSAHTSST; encoded by the coding sequence GTGAGTCCATCCATCACGCCGGCCGTGCTGCGGGCGGCCGCCAGGCACACGCTCCGGCCCGCGGCCGACGTGCAGGCGGCCCTCTATGCCATGGGTTTTGTGCAGGCCGACCCGATCCGTGCGCCGGCCCGCGCCCAGGACCTCACGCTGATGCAGCGGGTGGCCGGTTACAGGGCGGGCGATCTGGAGCGCCTGTACCCGGCCCTTGACGCCGAAGAGGACATGATCCCCAACTACGGCTTCGTGCCCCGCCGCGTGCAGGCGCTGCTGCACCCGCGCGAGGTCGCGTCCACCCGGATCGAGCGCGAGCACCCGGAGCTGCTGGATGAGGTGCGGGCGCTGCTGCACGACCGGCTGGAACTGCACCCCAAAGACGTGAGCGCCGTCCTGGGACCGCGCACGGCCATCAACGCCTGGGGCGGGCAGAGCAGCGCGACCACCCGCGCGCTGGACGCCCTGCACTACCGCGGAGAGGCCCGGGTGACCCGCCGGGCGAGCGGCGTGCGCGTGTACGCCGCAGCCCCGCACCTGGAGGCCCTGCGCGCCGCACCGCTGTCCGAGGCAGACCGCCTGCGCGGCGTGGTGCACCTGCTCGCCGCACTGTACGGCCCGCTGCCGGAAGCGAGCCTGGGCCACCTGATCTCACTGTCGGGCTTCGGGCTGCCGCACCTGAGACCAGCCCTGCGCGCCGCGTTCCGCCGGGCCGCCCAGGAGGAGCTGGGGGCAGCGAAGGTGGATGGCCTGCGCTACGTGTGGGCACCGGAACACGATCCACAGGAAGCGCCAACACCGCGCGGCGTGAGGATCGTCGGTCCCTTCGACCCGCTGGTGTGGGACCGGCGCCGCTTCGAGCATCTGCACGGCTGGGCGTACCGCTTCGAGGCGTACACGCCGCCCGCCAAACGCAGCCTGGGCTACTACGCCCTGCCCGTGTTCCACGGCGAGCGTGCCGTCGGCTGGGCGAACCTGAACGTCGAGGGTGGGGACCTGCACGCTGATGTGGGCTTTGTGCCGGGGGTGCGGCAGACCGCCGCCCTGCGCCGCGGCCTGGACGCGGAACTCGACCGCTACCGCGTGTTCCTGGGGCTGCCCTCCGCCCACACCTCAAGCACCTGA
- a CDS encoding HAD family hydrolase has translation MTATPFAAVLFDLDGVLIDTETIIGALWAEIFAGHDLQFSAAEITRLTSGQRFEGVLRQLDEERGWKAPEDFLPMINERFNGAFAHVPLIAGADETLRALRAAGIPFAIASNSERNRLHLKLAGAGLAELVGEHAYDPSVVGGVGKPAPALYEYAAAQLGVPVQDCVVIEDSAPGARAGVAAGATVWGLLAGGHLVHDGRAALEGVGVTHFLSSHAQLREALGVGVPAKG, from the coding sequence GTGACCGCGACCCCTTTCGCCGCCGTGCTGTTCGACCTTGACGGCGTGCTGATCGACACGGAGACCATCATCGGAGCGCTGTGGGCCGAGATCTTCGCCGGGCACGACCTGCAGTTCAGCGCCGCCGAGATCACGCGCCTGACCAGCGGGCAGCGCTTCGAGGGCGTCCTGCGGCAGCTCGACGAGGAGCGCGGCTGGAAGGCCCCGGAGGACTTCCTGCCGATGATCAATGAGCGCTTCAACGGGGCGTTCGCCCACGTGCCGCTGATCGCCGGGGCCGACGAGACCCTGCGCGCCCTGCGCGCCGCAGGCATTCCCTTCGCCATCGCCAGCAACAGCGAGAGAAACCGCCTGCACCTCAAGCTCGCCGGCGCCGGGCTGGCCGAGCTGGTGGGCGAGCACGCCTACGATCCGTCCGTCGTGGGCGGCGTGGGCAAACCAGCTCCGGCCCTGTACGAGTACGCCGCCGCGCAGCTCGGCGTCCCCGTGCAGGACTGCGTGGTGATCGAGGACAGCGCGCCGGGCGCCCGCGCAGGTGTGGCGGCGGGCGCGACAGTGTGGGGCCTGCTGGCGGGCGGCCACCTCGTCCACGACGGCCGCGCTGCGCTGGAGGGCGTCGGCGTGACCCACTTCCTGTCGTCTCACGCGCAGTTGCGCGAGGCGCTGGGCGTCGGCGTGCCCGCGAAGGGCTGA
- the polA gene encoding DNA polymerase I, producing MTSGSPDTLVLIDGHALAFRSYFALPPLTSPTGEATHAIVGFLRLTLRLVRQRSNQVIVVFDPPVKTFRHEQYDGYKSGRAEMPSDLPGQVNRIREIVDAVGLPRLEEPGYEADDVIATLTRMAEGTGMQVRIVTSDRDAYQLLDDHVKVISNDFKLIGPAEVLEKYGVTVRQWVDYRALTGDASDNIPGAKGIGPKTAAKLLQEYGSLEGIYAAAKAGTLKPDGTRQKLLDSEAAVKFSHELSCMVTDLPLKVELGTGRLPGDPARLEELLTELGLHSVRRDIAALDGRESALPDAIHDESERRGPVPSEQDQGHVATPTAEVQPWKTPGPDVVWGYVLSREDDLTAALVDAATFEAGPGAGIVRTAPTHEPPERQAAGTSAPPAGLFGDTEAAPLTKAQQKAADKAQRDVERAAAKLREQYPATVDDAEFIGQRSITAAGAKALATHLNVRGLSVEPGDDPLLIAYLLDPANTSMAAASERYLQTAWPPDAAGRAAVTAHLLNILPGQLDDARTTLYRDMEVPLSAVLARMEVRGVRLDSEYLRGLSAATGARLATLEAQIHSLAGREFQIRSRDQLEAVLYDELGLASGKKTKLTGKRSTAVAALEPLRDEHPIIPALLEYRELEKLRGTYLDPLPSLVNPRTGRLHTTFAQAAVATGRLSSLNPNLQNIPIRSETGREIRKGFIADKGYCLISADYSQIELRLLAHIADDPLMQQAFLEGADIHRRTAAQVLGLNEATVTPNQRRAAKTVNFGVLYGMSAHRLSNDLGIPYADAAGFIEVYFSTYPGIRAYIDRTLDFGRQHGYVETLYGRRRYVPELVATNRTLREAGERLAYNMPIQGTAADIIKLAMIKLDRELEALGARLLLQVHDELLIEAPEDRADAVAAITKELMEGAAQLKVPLAVEVGVGPNWYDTK from the coding sequence ATGACCTCCGGCTCACCCGACACGCTGGTGCTGATCGACGGGCACGCCCTGGCGTTCCGCTCGTATTTCGCGCTGCCGCCCCTGACCAGCCCCACGGGCGAGGCCACCCACGCCATCGTGGGGTTCCTGCGCCTGACGCTGCGGCTGGTGCGGCAGCGGAGCAACCAGGTGATCGTGGTGTTCGACCCCCCGGTCAAGACCTTCCGGCACGAGCAGTACGACGGCTACAAGTCCGGCCGCGCCGAGATGCCCTCGGACCTGCCGGGACAGGTGAACCGCATCCGCGAGATCGTGGACGCCGTGGGCCTGCCCCGTCTGGAGGAACCCGGCTACGAGGCGGACGACGTGATCGCCACCCTGACCCGCATGGCCGAGGGCACCGGTATGCAGGTGCGGATCGTGACCAGCGACCGCGACGCCTACCAGCTCCTCGACGATCACGTGAAGGTGATCTCCAACGACTTCAAGCTGATCGGCCCGGCCGAGGTGCTGGAGAAATACGGCGTGACCGTGCGGCAGTGGGTGGACTACCGCGCCCTGACCGGCGACGCCAGCGACAACATTCCCGGCGCCAAGGGCATCGGCCCCAAGACCGCCGCCAAGCTGCTCCAGGAATACGGCTCTCTGGAAGGCATCTACGCCGCCGCGAAGGCCGGGACCCTGAAGCCCGACGGCACCCGCCAGAAACTGCTGGACTCCGAGGCGGCCGTGAAGTTCAGCCACGAGCTGTCGTGCATGGTGACGGACCTGCCGCTGAAGGTCGAACTCGGCACCGGTCGCCTGCCCGGAGACCCGGCGCGGCTGGAGGAACTGCTGACCGAACTGGGCCTGCATTCCGTGAGGCGGGACATCGCCGCTCTGGACGGCCGCGAGTCGGCGCTGCCGGACGCAATCCACGACGAGAGTGAACGCCGTGGGCCGGTGCCGTCCGAACAGGATCAGGGCCACGTCGCGACGCCGACGGCCGAGGTGCAGCCGTGGAAGACCCCTGGCCCGGACGTCGTGTGGGGCTACGTGCTGTCCCGCGAAGACGACCTGACGGCCGCCCTGGTGGACGCCGCGACCTTCGAGGCTGGGCCGGGGGCCGGCATCGTCCGCACCGCGCCCACCCATGAACCGCCCGAGCGGCAGGCGGCTGGGACGTCCGCACCTCCCGCCGGTCTGTTCGGAGATACCGAGGCCGCGCCGCTCACCAAGGCGCAACAGAAGGCGGCCGACAAGGCCCAGCGCGACGTCGAGCGGGCCGCGGCGAAACTGCGCGAGCAGTACCCGGCCACCGTGGACGACGCTGAATTCATCGGCCAGCGCTCCATCACCGCCGCCGGCGCCAAGGCGCTTGCCACCCACCTGAACGTGCGCGGCCTGAGCGTCGAGCCCGGTGACGACCCGCTGCTGATCGCGTACCTGCTCGATCCGGCGAACACCAGCATGGCCGCCGCCTCGGAACGCTACCTGCAGACCGCGTGGCCCCCGGACGCCGCCGGCCGCGCCGCGGTCACCGCGCACCTGCTGAACATCCTGCCCGGGCAGCTCGATGACGCCCGGACGACGCTCTACCGCGACATGGAGGTGCCGCTCTCGGCGGTGCTGGCCCGCATGGAGGTGCGCGGCGTCCGGCTCGACAGCGAGTACCTGCGTGGCCTGTCCGCCGCCACCGGCGCCCGGCTCGCCACGCTGGAAGCCCAGATCCACTCGCTGGCCGGGCGCGAGTTCCAGATCCGCAGCCGTGACCAGCTCGAGGCCGTGCTGTACGACGAACTCGGCCTGGCCAGCGGCAAGAAGACCAAGCTGACCGGCAAGCGTTCCACCGCCGTCGCTGCGCTCGAACCCCTGCGGGACGAGCACCCAATCATCCCCGCGCTTCTGGAATACCGCGAGCTGGAGAAACTGCGCGGCACGTACCTCGATCCGCTGCCGAGCCTCGTAAATCCGCGCACCGGACGCCTGCACACGACCTTCGCGCAGGCCGCTGTCGCCACGGGACGGCTGAGCAGCCTCAACCCGAACCTCCAGAACATTCCCATCCGCAGTGAAACCGGCCGGGAAATCCGCAAGGGCTTCATCGCCGACAAGGGCTACTGCCTGATCAGCGCGGACTACTCGCAGATCGAGCTGCGGCTGCTGGCGCACATCGCGGACGACCCGCTGATGCAGCAGGCCTTCCTGGAGGGCGCGGACATCCACCGCCGCACCGCCGCGCAGGTGCTCGGCCTGAACGAAGCGACCGTGACGCCCAACCAGCGCCGCGCCGCGAAGACCGTCAACTTTGGCGTGCTGTACGGCATGAGCGCCCACCGCCTCTCGAACGACCTGGGCATCCCGTATGCGGACGCCGCCGGATTCATCGAAGTGTACTTCAGCACGTATCCCGGTATCCGGGCCTACATCGACCGGACGCTGGACTTCGGGCGGCAGCATGGCTACGTGGAGACGCTCTACGGCCGCCGCCGCTACGTGCCGGAACTCGTCGCCACCAACCGCACCCTGCGCGAGGCGGGCGAGCGGCTGGCGTACAACATGCCCATCCAGGGCACGGCCGCAGACATCATCAAGCTCGCCATGATCAAGCTCGACCGGGAGCTCGAGGCGCTGGGCGCCCGGCTGCTCCTGCAGGTGCACGACGAACTGCTGATCGAGGCGCCCGAGGACCGCGCCGACGCCGTGGCCGCGATCACCAAGGAACTCATGGAGGGTGCGGCGCAGCTCAAGGTGCCGCTGGCCGTTGAGGTGGGCGTGGGACCGAACTGGTACGACACGAAGTGA
- a CDS encoding histidine triad nucleotide-binding protein — protein MTGTPTLFERIIAREIPSDVVYEDERYIAIRDIAPKAPIHLLVIPKAVTTRVDEITDAAEMGELWLTAAKVARQHAQDYRLLVNCGAGSGQMVFHTHVHVLAGWEHGPDSDTL, from the coding sequence ATGACCGGCACGCCCACCCTATTCGAGCGCATCATCGCCCGCGAGATCCCCAGCGACGTCGTGTACGAGGACGAGCGCTACATCGCCATCCGCGACATCGCCCCGAAGGCGCCCATCCACCTGCTGGTGATCCCGAAGGCGGTCACCACCCGCGTGGACGAGATCACGGACGCCGCCGAGATGGGCGAGCTGTGGCTGACCGCGGCGAAGGTCGCCCGGCAGCACGCGCAGGACTACCGTCTGCTGGTGAACTGCGGCGCCGGCAGCGGGCAGATGGTCTTCCACACGCACGTGCACGTCCTGGCGGGCTGGGAGCACGGCCCGGACTCGGACACCCTGTGA